The Halococcus agarilyticus genome includes the window TCTCACAGCCCTCTCCGGTGGAACGGCCGTGACGTCGGGACACGCTCGATCAGGCTCCACGACTACACTCCACACACCGGCCTTCGTCCCCGTGACGGCGGAACCGCGAGGCGATGACCAAATCGAGCAGATTCATCTAACGTGATCCGATTTGCTCTCTCGGCGACACGAACGAGGACGGAGCCACGGTCCGCGATCGCACCGTACGGCTGTACCCACTCCCCGTCGTGTCACGGTATCCAGTCGAGCGGACGCGGGCAGTGGCACCGCCGAAATCGACCTCCAACACACGGAACCGAGTCGGCGGAGCCTACTCGACCATCTCGATCTCGACCCACGAGACGAGGCGACGCCCGATCCGCGTTCGGCAGACGGGGATCGGACAGCCGACGGCTTCAAATCGTGGAACAGCCACCGGAGCGGTGAATATCGGATTTCTTGTCTGGAACCAGCCCATTATATCGAAACAAACGACGACCTTCGACGGCAAAAAATCCGCTTGGCGATTTCCCTCTATCTGGCTGTTCTCCCTCCGACAGAGACGAACGAAAGACTCCCGAACGGTCTGTGTACGGTTTTTGGGTGATTCGCCGAACCCTCAACGGGATAAACAAAGAAGTATCGACCCGATACTTCACAGCACGTTCGGTTACAGTTCGAACATCTCCTCGCCGGGAGCGGTGTGCTCCGCGGCCACCTCGGTGTCGAGCTCGATCCCCAGTCCCGGTGCCTCGGGCACCGCTATCTCGCCGTCCTCGATGAGCGGTTCCTCTCGGACGAGCAGGTCGTCCCACCACTCCACCTCGCGGGCGTGCCACTCGAGCGCGAAGGCGTTCGGGACGGTTGCACAGGCGTGGACGCTCGCCATCGTCCCGACGGGACTGGAGATGTTGTGGGGCGCTACCGGCATGTCGAACGCGTCGGCGACCGTGGCGATCTTCCGGAATTCGAGGAGTCCGCCCGCCTTCTGGAGGTCGGGAGCGATGATGTCGACCGCCTGCTCGGTGAGGAACGGCAGGAACCCCTCGACCCGGGTGAGGTTCTCGCCGGCGAGGATCGGGGTGCTCGCCGCCGCCGTCACCTTCCGATGGGAGTCGACGCCCTCGGGTGGGACGGGATCTTCGAGCCACGCGAGGTCGTACTCCTCGAGGCCGCGAGCGATGCGCTCCGCGGTCTCGACCGAGAAGTTCCAGTGGAGGTCGAACGCGAGCGCCGGGTCGGCACCGATCTCCTCGCGGACCGCCTCGACGATGGCGAGTTTGTGCTCGACCGCGTCGTTCGAGAGCCGGCGGGTGGCCGTGTCGGCGTCCTCGATCCGCACGTCGAGGTCGAACTTGAGCGCGTCGAACCCCTCGTCGATCACCTCGCGGGCGGCGTCCGCGTACGACGCCGGGGAGTAGATCTCCCGTGGGTCGGCGTCGGACGACTCCGCGAGCGCCTCACCGGCGTGACAATCGCAGTAGATGCGAACGGCATCGCGGTACTTTCCCCCCATCAGCTGGTAGGCGGGGAGGTCGACGAGCTTCCCGACCACGTCGAACAGCGCGGTTTCGATCCCGCTGACCGCTGCCTGGGAGTAGCCGAGCGAGCCACCGAGACCCGAGAGGAGCTGGGTCATGTGCTCGGTGAGTCGGTCGATGTCGAAGGGGTTCTGACCGACGAGACCGGGACGGAGGAACTCGATGTACTCGGAGGCCGGTCCGGGGAACGCCTCCCCGAGGCCGTACTCTCCGGCACTGGTCTCGACTTTGATGAGGTTCCACGGGAAGTTCCCCTCGATCACGACGCAGCGGACGTCGGTTATCTCGATGTCACGCTCGTCGTCCCGTCTGCTTCCGTCCATCTGCAGGTCACGCCAGCCGACTCCGCCCAGCATGTCGTCGACGAACTGGCTGTACTTCGAGGTCGTTGGATTCGTCAAGGGTGGCATACACCACCCAGTAACGATGGGTACATAGATGTGCTGGTTCAGCCGAATCCGGCTAGTTCGATATGTTTGGAAGGTGCTGATCTGAGCGTTCGAATCCGGATGCCCGGTCGAATACGGTCGGTGAAGACGTCCGTCGGCCGTCGGGAGGCAACTGCGACCCCGCTCGTGTGACGGACGACCGAAGGACTACCCGGACAGCCGTCGATGAGTGACCGACGGAACTCTACCAGACAGGTTTCTCGCTACTCTAGCGGAGAGTGTTATAAAAAGTTTAACTCGGATGGTTCCCCAGAGAAGGGTGATGCAGTTCGTTCGCTATACTGACGGTACAAGCGTCCTCAAACACCGAGCAGTTCATCTTCGACGTCGGGGAACTCGTCTCGTACATCAGCGAGACGATGACTCTCCGGCCAGGCGACGTGATATCGACTGGCACCCCCGGCGGCGTCGGGATCTTCCGTGATCCGGTAGAGGTACTCGAACCCGGACGGACGACCGAAGCCGAGATCGAAGGTATCGGTACGCTCACGAACACCGTAGTCGAGCAACCACTGGAACCCCGGTCGCTTCCACGTACGGGGTCGGTGAATACCGGTACACAGCCCAACAGTCCCTATGAACCTTGTTTGGCCGCACGAGGGGGGATCCCTGTATCACCGGCCAGTCGGGAGATCCACAGCCTTGGGTAAACGTGCTCTCGGCAGCGACAACCGCTCGAAAGCAAGTGGTTGAAGCAACCTCTTCGGGCACCGACTCATACTGTCGGTCAGAAGTACGTGAACATCGACGGCCCGAGAACCCATCGCAGGTGGTGGATGTTCGGGTCTGTGGTTCTCGATCACTTCTGACCGACAGTATCACCCGGTGAGTCCGTCCGGCGAAACCGTTGCGTTGAACCAAATAGTTGATAAGCCTATTGCGAATTTTTGGAGGTAGATGTCGTCAGAGACCGCAGAAAGCGAAGCGATGAGACGGTTCAGAGAACGAGATCTCAAATACGACGAGGAAAACGAATTCAACAGGCAGTTCAGTTATTCGCCTGCGATTGGGTTGGGGGAAGAAGAGGGTGTGAGCCGCCGCGACCCATCCAGCGTCGTTCGGGTCGGGTCGACCTACTACGTCTGGTACACCAAGGTGGAGGGCCCAAGCGTCGGCATCGAACACGCCACCGAGGAACTACCGGCACGGACGTGGGACCTCGCAGATGTCTGGTATGCGACCTCCGAGGACGGGCACTGCTGGACCGAACAGGGAAAAGCCGTCGAACGCGGCGGACTGGAGTTCGACGAACGGAGCGTGTTCACACCCGATATTCTGGTAGCGAACGATCGATACTACCTGTTCTACCAAGCGATATCGGACCACTACTATCGATCGACCCAAAACGTCGTTGCGATGGCTTCCGCGGAGTCCCCTGACGGCCCGTGGGAGAAAGAGTCTGAGCCGATCTTGGAAGCAGGCGAGGGGCCGAGCAAGTGGGATCGACAAGCCCAGAAAAACCACGACCCAGGGCCTCTGAAACTGGATGGTCAGTATCTCCTCTACTACAAAGGGACCGTCGTAACTGAAGGCCAATCGAACCAGAGACGGCCCCAGTGGGGAGTCGCAGTCGCGGATGACCCCAGTGGACCATACGAAAAGTCGGAGCTGAATCCGGTGACGAACAGCGGCCACGAGACACACGTGTGGCGACACGGAGACGGCGTAGCCGCCCTGATCACTCGTGATGGTCCGGAGAAAAACACGATCCAATACGCCTCCGATGGGCTGAATTTCGTTCCAAAGGCGAATATTCGTGACCCGCCGATCGCGGGTGGTCCATACCGGCCAGAAGTGGCTGACGGCGAAGATATCGAACGGATGTCGTGGGGGCTCTCGCACGAACCATGGGGGACGTGGCCTCACATCGTCCGGTTCGACTGTTGAACAACGCTCGTAATCGAGGAGTGTGCTATCTGAAATAGATCCGATTGGTCACCCATCGGTGCTCACCGCGGTTGGAGATGGGTGATCGAAGTCGTCCGTAGCCGACGGCAAAACCTGTCAAACGCAGCGATAGGGATCAGCAGTGGTGTTCGGAGTTTTTCTCCCGAGACCATTCCCGGCGAGCGGTCTCTCCCGGTGGAATCTATGGAAATAACTGCTGATCCCGATACCACACCCACGACTGCACGGCGGACCCGAGCGGTCGCTTCGCGGTCGAGAACGCGGTTTCGAGCATCGACCGCTACCCATGCAGCGTTCATTCCCGAAGGAGTTAAACAGTACGTCGGGTTTGATCCGCTATGACAGCGAAGGAAACTGTATCGGCAGACGTGACCGTCGTCGGCGGTGGTATGGCCGGGACGTGTGCCGCACTCGCCGCGGCCCGCCTCGGGTGCGAGACCGTCTTGATCAACGACCGACCGGTCTTGGGCGGCAACGCGAGCAGTGAAGTACGCGTCTGGATCAACGGCGCTACCGGCGGGAACAACAACCGCTACGCACGGGAGAGCGGAATCATAGAAGAGCTATTGCAGCGAAACAAGCACGACAACCCGGCTGGCAGTCCCGACGCCTGGGACGCGGTGCTTGTCGATGCTGTCCGCGCCGAGGCAAACCTCGAGTGCTATCTCAACACGATCGTCACGGACCTGACCACGGACGACGACGAAGTCACGTCCGTGACCGGCCACCAGCTCATGTCCGAGCGGACGATCGAGTTCCGGGGCCCACAGTTCGTGGACGCCACCGGCGACGGTGTACTCGCGGACAAAGCGGGCGCGGAGTGGATCCAAGGCCGCGAGAGCGAGGCGGCGTACGACGAACGTGCGGCCCCATCACAGCCCGATCGCCGAACCCTCGGGTCGAGCATCATGTTTTCCTCGAAGGTTGCTGACGAGCCAGTCGCGTACGAACCACCCACGTTCGCACATGAGTTCAAAGAGAATCCACCAGGAATAATCGCCGAGCGCACCGACCCCCAGCAACGCGACGAGTGTTACTGGTGGATCGAGTACGGCGGCGACGAAGACCTCGACCCGATCACCGACAACGACGAGATCCGCGACGAACTGTGGGCGACCGTCTACGGTATCTGGGACTACATCAAAAACAGCGGCGAGTTTCCCGAAGAGGAGGTTGCGAACCTGCAACTGGAATGGGTCGGGAAGGTCCCTGGGAAACGCGAGTCCCGCAGGGTGATGGGCGACCACGTACTCACCGAACACGACGTCGTGACACAACGTCGATTCGAGGACCGCGTCGGACACGGTGGCTGGTCGATCGATCTACACCCACCGTCCGGCATCTACGACGACCAGGGTCGCGGGTCCCAGCACTACCACATCGACGGCCCCTACACGTTTCCTTACCGGAGTCTGTACGCGCGCGACCTCGACAACGTGTTTCTGGCCGGACGCCACGTCAGTGCGAGCCACGTCGCCTTCGGCACGCTCCGCGTCCAGATGACGCTCGCCACCGTGGGGCAGGCTGTCGGGACTGCGGCGGCGCTCTGCCGACACCGTAGCGAGACCCCTGCGGAACTCGCCAGCAGCGAGAGCGGTACCGACGAACTCCAGCAGACACTCCTCCGAAACGACCAGTGGGTCGTCGACGTGCCGAACCGCGACCCGACGGACCTCGCACGTGATGCGACCGTTGTTGCGTCGTCCGCACAGCCGAGTTC containing:
- a CDS encoding mandelate racemase/muconate lactonizing enzyme family protein translates to MLGGVGWRDLQMDGSRRDDERDIEITDVRCVVIEGNFPWNLIKVETSAGEYGLGEAFPGPASEYIEFLRPGLVGQNPFDIDRLTEHMTQLLSGLGGSLGYSQAAVSGIETALFDVVGKLVDLPAYQLMGGKYRDAVRIYCDCHAGEALAESSDADPREIYSPASYADAAREVIDEGFDALKFDLDVRIEDADTATRRLSNDAVEHKLAIVEAVREEIGADPALAFDLHWNFSVETAERIARGLEEYDLAWLEDPVPPEGVDSHRKVTAAASTPILAGENLTRVEGFLPFLTEQAVDIIAPDLQKAGGLLEFRKIATVADAFDMPVAPHNISSPVGTMASVHACATVPNAFALEWHAREVEWWDDLLVREEPLIEDGEIAVPEAPGLGIELDTEVAAEHTAPGEEMFEL
- a CDS encoding glycoside hydrolase family 117 protein; the protein is MSSETAESEAMRRFRERDLKYDEENEFNRQFSYSPAIGLGEEEGVSRRDPSSVVRVGSTYYVWYTKVEGPSVGIEHATEELPARTWDLADVWYATSEDGHCWTEQGKAVERGGLEFDERSVFTPDILVANDRYYLFYQAISDHYYRSTQNVVAMASAESPDGPWEKESEPILEAGEGPSKWDRQAQKNHDPGPLKLDGQYLLYYKGTVVTEGQSNQRRPQWGVAVADDPSGPYEKSELNPVTNSGHETHVWRHGDGVAALITRDGPEKNTIQYASDGLNFVPKANIRDPPIAGGPYRPEVADGEDIERMSWGLSHEPWGTWPHIVRFDC
- a CDS encoding FAD-dependent oxidoreductase, which codes for MTAKETVSADVTVVGGGMAGTCAALAAARLGCETVLINDRPVLGGNASSEVRVWINGATGGNNNRYARESGIIEELLQRNKHDNPAGSPDAWDAVLVDAVRAEANLECYLNTIVTDLTTDDDEVTSVTGHQLMSERTIEFRGPQFVDATGDGVLADKAGAEWIQGRESEAAYDERAAPSQPDRRTLGSSIMFSSKVADEPVAYEPPTFAHEFKENPPGIIAERTDPQQRDECYWWIEYGGDEDLDPITDNDEIRDELWATVYGIWDYIKNSGEFPEEEVANLQLEWVGKVPGKRESRRVMGDHVLTEHDVVTQRRFEDRVGHGGWSIDLHPPSGIYDDQGRGSQHYHIDGPYTFPYRSLYARDLDNVFLAGRHVSASHVAFGTLRVQMTLATVGQAVGTAAALCRHRSETPAELASSESGTDELQQTLLRNDQWVVDVPNRDPTDLARDATVVASSAQPSSLTDPETTVTLDGDTDIGFHLAHAGELESIELLLDADPGVVDGDTLDVVVEVYDENRPENTVPNHHIGETTVAVSVDDPSWVEIPVNHDVGEEQGVFLVLRNPDGVRVHSRERELTGVMAFPEVEHHSHSIDGLPEQSAFWGQPDQHEMAPFDWVPCFRTTPASATPLFAAENVVDGYSRPCGLGHSWISAPFEPAGGNADGAVATEAEWVEFAWDETRTVSTVQFACNTRLNEWFNIYGEEARAEPETVRDYRVEVERDDEWETVVRETDNYQRFRRHSFEPVETDRFRVVVEATNGVPWVELFEVRAYGPDHDLPLPER